From the genome of Malus sylvestris chromosome 13, drMalSylv7.2, whole genome shotgun sequence:
TCCGCTATGATGTTGTCCACCGCTAGCTCCACCCCAAAGCAATATCCGTACGTCAATGCCAGAATCCAACCTCTGTAATTCGTGACGCCGTGGTAGAACACGCTCGAGAATTTGTCTTTGGGCTTCTCGCCGGACTTATGGAGGCCGTAGAAGTTTCCGTCCGGCATGTCCTGTCCGAATATCAGGATGGCGAATGCTGACAGTGTCTGAAACAGGGCAGGGATGAAAAACGCGATTCTCCAAGCTGTGAACTTGACGGCGCCGATGTCCCTGATGAAGCCGAACACTACCGGCATGATGAGTTGCGTTGCTCCGCCCCCCAAGTTTCCCCACCCGCCCGCGACGCCGTTGGCGGTGCCAACTACGGGGGGAGAGAACATGGAGCTCATCCAGAACTGGGTCGAGACGAAGGTGGCGAGAGAGAAGCCGGTGAAGAAGCGGACGAGGAGGAAAGACATGGGGGACGACGCAATTGCAGTGAAGTAGACTGCAGGGGCAGTGAGGAGGATGAGTGAGGCGGAGGCAAGCCGCGGACCGAACAAGTCGCACGCTGTCCCCATGGCTATTCGGGCGAACACAGCGCCGGACACAGACGCAATCCCGGCATTGCCGATGTCGCTGGCGGTTAGGTTGAGGTTGTCGCGGATGATGGGGATAAGCGGCGGAGCAGCAAAGCtggacacaaaacaaaggaaaaaggaaaaccaAGACAGGTGGAACGCACGCATGTGGGGTTTGGCAATCGAGAACAATCTGAACTCTGTGGCCTTGTGGTCGGAGTCCACCGGCAGCGCGAATTTCGGAGACCCGGGTTCCATGACTCTGCTCTCTACTTCCATTTTTCCGATGATTCGAGCGTTGGTTTGATCAAACTCGAAACTTCAAATGCTGCAACCGTTAGCGGCCGTCTGATGATGCCGGACTACCAGATACATACAAAAGGATtgcaacttttgtttttttgttgtgaATTTGGATGTTACTTATAAATAGTATCACTACAAATGGGAAGCTCGACTTCTCTAGGCCTCGAAAAGGCaagaattttgggtttttggagTTGGAAACCCTGTGAATCCGCCGAGTCTCACCCTTTCACTGCCGCTGTAAGATGCAGAGGAGAAGTTGGAATTGATTAAGGTACGTGGAGGTTAGTGCTTGGCTGGAAGTGTGGGGTTTGAGATCCCCAAATGCCAAGGAATTTGGAATTATATAAGAACAAGTTGTGTAATTGCCATTGACTATTGAGCTTCCTTCGTGACTGGGTAAGAGAGATTCCTCCTCTCACAAGTCTTAATCACTCCTGATATAGTCAAGTTGTGTTTTAGGGATTGACTCTGGAGTTTGGGATTCAATTTCACATGGCATGATCGATAATTAAAGAATGAAGTGGGTTCTCAATAATCAACTTGTCATCGattgaatcaaatctaatccCTAAAAGGTTAAAAATAGTTATTTAAtattacggtttagtggtatttctcttatTTGATAAATAACAGATCTTTGGTTCAATTATTGAAAAATGCGAGTTTGACCATATTATTACTAATCTATTATGAAACTTAGTCCACACCCATTATAAtatccaaaaaagaaaaagaaaaaaaaggctaaAAATAGACTCCAAGAAGTGAGAGGattcaattattttcttttattggtATAATTTTGTGTTGATCTTCTCACTCAAATGGGTTGGtaaactttttgttaaaaaataaaactttattatGAATCGGTAAGTTGTTAAGTTTCAGATTTAAATGTCAATATGAGTCAATATAATACCTGTTATAAACTTATAATCTaagataaattttgaaatttattatAATGTCTCTAATATTAATCTTTTTAGGTTTTATAGAAAATACCTGGTGGAACATTACTCAAATATTAGTTTTTATGTATATTCTTAGTAGGTACGTAGGTTTTTCatattctctcttcttaaaCAACCAATATCTTCCACACTTGATCACCATCTCTCACCTCATGCAGCATCTAGGCAAGCTAATTAAGCCATCACCATCAAACCACCAATATTTTAGTGCAACCTTATAACATGCAGCAGATGCAGGAGGCGAGCATCAAAAGTCGATTCAATAAAGTTAAAGGCTCATCTTTCTCTTGCATGCAGATGCAGTAGGGTTTTGGAAGTCGAGGGGTAAGAAGAATTAGTACAGCGCCAAATAGTCTCAAAATTCAAGCCATTTTCGTTGACTTGGGCACCTGTCCGTGTCTGGGTTTGGGAgagaataaataattaaatatacagTGAGACTTTTGAATATTCGAATGAGGATTCTCTTTGGATTCTTTTCGTAAGAATTCCGAAAATCTTCTAATCACACATGTTCATTGTGCTAttagaaattattataattttttttatttaaaattaaatataaatagtacctgataAAAATTATTTACACGATATATTACATACAGACGTAATTAGATGATCTATGAGATCCACACAAAAAGAATCCGAAAATGATGCTCATTCTAATATTCAAGGAGGGTAGAAAGTTTGAAAGGAATCTGCCTTGTTACGTGTGTACGCCTCATTCGTTGCAGCAGTATCGGCTGGTAAATCTGTGTCTCCAAAATATGAAAttggtaaaaaaatatgtataacTAGTTATTTAAATTGTGAGATACttgtattaaaaatttaaatttttttattatttatataataatacgTGTACCATCCATATTTTgaacacaataaaaaaattattcacaCTCACGTGCTCTATTATTCTTTCTTATTTCTCTGTTAGAGAAATAAtaatagaagaaaaatgaatgaaaatgatttgaaaattttgagttttaacgaaaatattaaaaatatgttgtaagtgaataataTTATGataactttttaaaataaaaatataatttttcgttaaaataaattatcttataagtttttcgttaaaattatgaaataataaagggctaatcatatattattgtttaaaaacaaaaatccttTGGTGAGTAGCACAAACAAGCTATGCGTTGGCTGATTGATGGAGTAGTGAGCTTGACAGATGACACAGAGGGAAGCAATTACTCTaggacaatccttgtccattacTCTACACCCAATGGGTGCAATCAAATCATGGCGGAATGAAAGTCTACTTTGGCAGTTGGCCTGCCATTACGAATAGGACCCTAATTTTTTTGACTTGGCCAGTAAAAGCAGAACTTTAGGGATCCAGATCCACTCCGGTTCTAAGGATCCTGAGTTCAGAGATCAATTGATCCAGTctgttgaaatttaatccaacgtttacaattattataacttttaatgaAATCTCTATTTGtaatcgtttgatcaaatttcaacggacTAGATCAATTGATCCATAGGCTCAGGATCcttagatccggagaggatctggaTCCGAACTTTAGAAGTGCTTATTTCCAACTTTTACGGCCACAATCTGCCAACCAATGGTTGCGAAGCTTAGGGGCTTATCTATTTGCATTGAGTTGGAAAGGCCTTCGAGATTCGACACTAAGTTCATACGTACGGGATTTGTATGATACTCATGGAACTCATGGAAAAAACTAATGCGAAACTGTTTGTGTTTGCGCTCTATCTgttggacttggattctctgcccccCAATTCGGTGCTCTCTCCGTGccttcctgtttgtgtggtcacggttaagccacgtcaatattttatattactatttttttatcttattatttttataaaaaacaatataaaatgttagcatggattaaccgtgaccacacaaaataagaGGTCACGGGGAAGGCACCGAAataggagggcagagaatccaagtccctaTCTGTTGGCTGGTAGAATCTACTTTCATATTTGTCATCTCAATCAATAAAAAATTGATGTTTTATGGGCATTAAGCGCGTTCaagtaaaaacccaaaaatttatAAGGAATGCTAAAGAAGTTAAATTTTATACATTAAATAATGTGATTGTTGATAATTTGATGattacttaagtgttaattaacatgtttatttcttattagtgacgtatcatttaatttacaaatttaatttaaaattttagtctatCATTACTAGGGAGTAGAGATGAGTAAAATACCCATGAGTTTGGGTAATCGCGGTTACCTGTCCATTTAAAGTTCACAGTTAcgattatgggtaaccgtttagaccAACAAACGGTTATAAGTATAACTGTttatccgtgaaatttaaatggacgatTATGGGTATTACCCGCAGTTATAACATGtttccatttacccatttaatatatatatatatatatatatatatatattgtacacTCGGAAAGAAAATATAAGATATTGTGCACCACTGTGATGCGAATTTGACGATCATCAGGACCTTCCCTTTGTAGATGCTAAGAtctcaaaaagaaaataaaagatattGTGTACCACTGCGATGCAATGTTGACGATCATCAGGACCTTCCCTTTGCAagagatatatatattagaGAGGAGAATAACTAAGGATCGCttttttttgcctttttttttttttgataattgAGTGTACAATGTAAACCTTTTTGTGATCACTTACCTCTGTTGGATCCATGCTAATTGGTGTCGGTGTTCCTAAATGCGATACTAATTCAATTCTACATTTCTTTTGTATGCCTTTTTTGGTGACAACGAGTCGATGATACTCTGTGATTGAACGTGCTAAAACATTAGTATTCGAAAGTGTTTAGTTTTGGAATATTTTGGAGCTTTGAATCATCTAGTATTCAAGATAAtgactactttttgtttttagaagctTTACTTTGTAGTCATATgaattataattaaagacttGTTTGGGTGTAGCAGAAAAATATCATCCGTAAGCTATTATTTAAATTATTGAAATTGTATGAggattaaatgattaaaatagggaaatgcatgctaaaatgtacctataacggtgtttaattgtcagaaaacgaaaattatgacaaatttttcttttgtaattttcaagttgttaaaacaaaaaaaaacatgtagacgagtgaaaaatgggtaaaaaaatgataaacgggtaaatggttatggttaaatgagtAAACAATTATGGTTAAATGTGTATGGTTAATTGTTtataaacagttatgggtatgagtataactgtttatgcaattacccaacgaGTAAACGGTTATGCAGGTATgaatataaacggttatgggtaaataaccgcagTTACCCGCCCGCCTTAACCATTGTCCATTCCTAAGCATTACCCAAAAATTGTTGTGTTCTTTGTTGAGCGGTGGGGTCAACCTCCATATTCGTCATCTCAAACAATTAAAGATTAATGTTTTGTTAGCGTCGCTCATGTAAATACCTGAAAACTATTTGTGTTTCCTCTCTTTGTTGGGCGGTAGGATCCACCTCCATATTCATCATCCCATACAATCAAAGATTAATGTTTTATTGGCGTTTGATGCACATTTATGTAGAAACCCTAAAGCCTATTTGTGTTTCATCTCTTTGTTAGGTGGTGGATCCA
Proteins encoded in this window:
- the LOC126597547 gene encoding high affinity nitrate transporter 2.5, with translation MEVESRVMEPGSPKFALPVDSDHKATEFRLFSIAKPHMRAFHLSWFSFFLCFVSSFAAPPLIPIIRDNLNLTASDIGNAGIASVSGAVFARIAMGTACDLFGPRLASASLILLTAPAVYFTAIASSPMSFLLVRFFTGFSLATFVSTQFWMSSMFSPPVVGTANGVAGGWGNLGGGATQLIMPVVFGFIRDIGAVKFTAWRIAFFIPALFQTLSAFAILIFGQDMPDGNFYGLHKSGEKPKDKFSSVFYHGVTNYRGWILALTYGYCFGVELAVDNIIAEYFYDRFDLKLHTAGMIAASFGLANIVSRPGGGILSDVVAKKFGMRGRLWTLWVVQTTGGVLCVILGRVNSLVGSIVVMILFSVFVQGACGLTFGVVPFVSRRSLGVISGMTGGGGNVGAVLTQLIFFKGSKYSKETGITLMGIMIICCTLPMTLIYFPQWGGMFCGPSKNKATEEDYYMSEWSSKEKEKGFHQASVKFAENCRSERGKSDSVTRPSDEISPPHV